In one window of Duganella dendranthematis DNA:
- a CDS encoding type II toxin-antitoxin system RelE family toxin: MAWQIDYTRQAQRQLLKLDKAAARRILDYMDQQVAPQADPRSLGKALTGAKLGSYWRYRVGDYRIICDIQDGILHVLVVGIGYRKQIYRQV; encoded by the coding sequence TTGGCCTGGCAGATTGACTACACTCGCCAGGCACAGCGTCAGCTATTAAAGCTGGACAAAGCCGCAGCGCGGCGCATTCTTGACTATATGGACCAGCAGGTTGCGCCGCAAGCTGACCCGCGTAGCCTGGGCAAAGCATTGACCGGAGCAAAACTCGGCAGCTACTGGCGCTACCGTGTTGGCGACTACCGCATCATCTGCGACATACAGGATGGAATTCTCCATGTGCTTGTCGTCGGCATCGGTTATCGTAAGCAAATATACCGTCAGGTTTAA
- a CDS encoding alpha-1,6-glucosidase domain-containing protein — protein sequence MVGKRWAAGSLGGALALTCLTASAAPALADCDGPFAAPLHAAPAVDARAYWLNRQLIKWPGVDASRGVFKLYFSSNALLRAAPGARVSGEDGVLTLARFEGDVPAAAAQRFKFTADGIVFNVANAAKLMTQQVLLVQEADDGAVIAATSLQIAGALDDLYANAAKADDLGATVTARGATFKLWAPTAQSVAVCSYASGAGKATAITTMQRDDATGIWSASAQGPYYQYVVDVMTPSAGIVRNLVTDPYSVSLTTDSKRSYVANLNAAKLKPAGWDGTPSPNKVAAQTDMTVYELHVRDFSINDNTVSAANRGKYLAFTEAKSNGMKHLAALSKAGMTDIHLLPVYDIGSVPEKACVTPAIPVADADSDAQQAAVAEASAQDCFNWGYDPFHYNAPEGSYSTDPADGARRIVEFRQMVQALHKTGLRVGMDVVYNHTFIAGQNEKSVLDRVVPGYYHRLNAKGDIERSTCCDNTATENLMMGKLMVDSVAFWARNYKIDSFRFDLMGHQPRAVMEQVQARADKAAGRHINLIGEGWNFGEVADGARFLQASQLSLNGSGIGTFSDRGRDAVRGGGAGDSGQQLFAQQGYINGLVYDTNAQVGQRPVADLLHASDMVKVGLAGTLRTYQLTTADGNTVALQDIVYGGNQPAGYASEPGEVVNYVENHDNQTLYDINAFKLPQSTTAHDRAQVQMLGAAINAFSQGVAYFHAGFDILRSKSLDRNSFESGDWFNRLDWSYQDNYFGTGLPPAADNGKDYALLKPVLRNENIKPAPADIAYARDAFRDLLAIRSSSTLFRLRSAADIKQRLRFFNTGPSQVPTVVAARIDGKGYAGARFKTVVYLINVDKTEQRVTATEERNRRYQLHPVHTGMAAADKRVAAEAKYDKLSGTFTIPARSAVVFVEN from the coding sequence ATGGTTGGTAAGCGTTGGGCGGCTGGTTCGTTGGGGGGCGCTCTGGCGCTGACTTGTTTGACGGCGTCGGCGGCGCCGGCGCTGGCGGATTGCGATGGGCCGTTTGCCGCGCCGCTGCATGCCGCTCCCGCCGTCGATGCCCGCGCTTATTGGCTGAATCGTCAGTTGATCAAATGGCCGGGCGTCGATGCATCGCGCGGCGTCTTCAAACTCTACTTCTCCTCCAACGCCTTACTGCGCGCAGCGCCCGGCGCACGCGTCAGCGGTGAGGATGGCGTGCTGACGCTGGCGCGCTTTGAGGGCGACGTGCCGGCTGCCGCCGCGCAGCGCTTCAAGTTCACCGCCGACGGCATCGTGTTCAATGTCGCCAATGCAGCGAAGCTGATGACGCAGCAAGTGCTGTTGGTGCAGGAAGCCGACGACGGCGCCGTCATCGCCGCCACCTCGCTGCAAATCGCCGGCGCGCTGGATGACCTCTACGCCAACGCCGCCAAGGCCGACGATCTCGGCGCCACCGTCACAGCGCGCGGCGCCACCTTCAAGCTGTGGGCTCCCACTGCGCAAAGCGTGGCCGTCTGCTCCTACGCCAGCGGCGCCGGCAAAGCCACCGCCATCACGACCATGCAACGCGACGACGCCACCGGCATCTGGTCCGCCAGCGCTCAGGGCCCTTACTACCAGTACGTGGTGGACGTGATGACACCAAGCGCCGGCATCGTCCGCAACCTGGTGACCGATCCCTACTCGGTGAGTTTGACCACCGACTCGAAGCGCAGCTACGTCGCCAATCTCAACGCCGCCAAACTCAAACCGGCCGGCTGGGACGGCACGCCGTCGCCAAACAAGGTCGCCGCGCAGACCGACATGACGGTCTACGAACTGCACGTGCGCGATTTCTCGATCAACGACAACACCGTCAGCGCCGCCAACCGCGGCAAGTACCTGGCCTTCACCGAGGCCAAGTCCAACGGCATGAAACACCTGGCCGCGCTGAGCAAAGCCGGCATGACCGACATCCACCTGCTGCCCGTCTACGACATCGGCAGCGTGCCGGAAAAAGCCTGCGTAACACCCGCCATTCCAGTCGCCGATGCCGACAGCGACGCGCAGCAGGCCGCAGTGGCCGAAGCCAGCGCGCAGGACTGCTTCAACTGGGGCTACGATCCCTTCCACTACAACGCGCCGGAAGGCAGCTACAGCACTGATCCCGCCGACGGCGCCAGGCGCATCGTCGAATTCCGCCAGATGGTGCAGGCGCTGCACAAGACCGGCCTGCGGGTCGGCATGGACGTGGTCTACAACCATACCTTTATCGCCGGCCAGAACGAGAAATCGGTACTGGACCGCGTGGTGCCCGGCTACTACCACCGCCTCAACGCCAAAGGCGATATCGAACGCTCGACCTGCTGCGACAACACCGCCACCGAAAACCTCATGATGGGCAAGTTGATGGTGGACTCGGTGGCCTTCTGGGCCAGGAACTACAAGATCGATTCCTTCCGCTTCGACCTGATGGGCCACCAGCCGCGCGCCGTAATGGAGCAAGTGCAGGCCCGCGCCGACAAGGCCGCCGGCCGCCACATCAACCTGATCGGCGAAGGCTGGAACTTCGGCGAAGTGGCCGACGGCGCGCGCTTCCTACAAGCCTCGCAGCTGTCGCTCAACGGCAGCGGCATCGGCACCTTTAGCGACCGTGGACGCGACGCCGTTCGCGGCGGCGGCGCCGGCGACAGCGGCCAGCAGCTGTTCGCGCAGCAGGGATACATCAATGGCCTGGTCTACGACACCAATGCGCAAGTCGGCCAGCGTCCCGTCGCCGACCTGCTGCACGCCTCGGACATGGTCAAGGTCGGACTGGCCGGCACGCTGCGCACCTACCAGCTGACCACCGCCGACGGCAATACCGTGGCCTTGCAGGACATTGTCTACGGCGGCAACCAGCCGGCCGGCTACGCCAGCGAACCGGGTGAAGTGGTCAACTACGTCGAGAACCACGACAACCAGACGCTGTACGACATCAACGCCTTCAAGCTGCCGCAGTCCACCACTGCGCACGACCGCGCGCAGGTGCAGATGCTGGGCGCCGCCATCAACGCCTTCAGTCAGGGCGTGGCTTACTTCCACGCCGGTTTCGACATCCTGCGATCCAAATCGCTGGACCGCAACAGCTTTGAATCGGGCGACTGGTTCAATCGCCTGGACTGGAGCTACCAGGACAACTACTTCGGCACCGGCCTGCCGCCGGCCGCCGACAACGGCAAGGATTACGCGCTGCTCAAACCCGTGCTGCGCAACGAGAACATCAAGCCGGCGCCGGCGGACATCGCCTACGCGCGCGACGCCTTCCGCGACCTGCTGGCGATCCGCAGCAGCAGCACGCTGTTCCGCCTGCGTAGCGCGGCCGACATCAAGCAGCGCCTGCGCTTCTTCAATACCGGTCCGTCACAGGTGCCGACCGTGGTGGCCGCCCGCATCGACGGCAAGGGCTACGCCGGCGCGCGCTTCAAGACGGTGGTTTACCTGATCAACGTCGACAAGACCGAGCAGCGCGTCACCGCCACCGAAGAACGCAACCGCCGCTATCAGCTGCATCCTGTCCACACCGGCATGGCCGCAGCGGACAAACGCGTGGCCGCGGAAGCCAAATACGATAAACTCAGCGGTACCTTCACCATCCCTGCACGCAGCGCGGTCGTTTTCGTTGAAAATTGA